One part of the Clostridiales bacterium genome encodes these proteins:
- the yyaC gene encoding spore protease YyaC codes for MFKQNKSIVDINDDFAQINFNKLFKFYIYSNMDDSYKNIIFLCIGTDRSTGDSLGPMIGYKLSDMSYENISVYGTLDNPVHAKNLTVKISEIKRLYENPFIVAIDACLGREENVGHINISNGPIYPGAGVNKNLVSIGNMNITGVVNTCGYMEYFVLQNTRLSLVMKMADIITKGILLSIDELQNKFSAQYKRTYDLS; via the coding sequence TTGTTTAAGCAAAATAAATCTATCGTGGATATTAATGACGATTTTGCACAAATCAATTTTAATAAACTTTTTAAGTTTTATATATATTCAAATATGGATGATTCATACAAAAATATTATATTCCTCTGTATTGGTACAGACAGGTCTACAGGAGACAGCCTCGGACCCATGATTGGATATAAGCTGTCCGATATGTCATATGAAAACATTTCCGTTTATGGCACACTGGATAATCCGGTGCATGCAAAAAACCTGACTGTAAAGATATCCGAAATAAAAAGATTATATGAAAATCCCTTCATAGTTGCGATCGATGCATGCCTTGGCCGTGAGGAAAATGTCGGCCACATAAATATATCAAATGGTCCCATTTATCCCGGAGCAGGTGTCAATAAAAATTTAGTTTCCATAGGAAATATGAACATAACAGGTGTGGTAAATACATGCGGATATATGGAATATTTTGTACTGCAAAATACAAGGCTTAGCCTTGTAATGAAAATGGCGGATATTATAACAAAAGGTATACTTTTATCTATAGATGAACTTCAAAATAAATTTTCAGCACAGTATAAAAGAACCTATGATTTATCATAG
- a CDS encoding CvpA family protein translates to MGYGVNWMDIAAALILIICIFEGFHRGFILTVFGIAGFFISLYAARAMTYPVLQYITKNTGIYKSVYGYISGKGAPGTNAVQVFKILGAKGEINAFIANSVIIAAIFFVLFAIVRIILSIIARALNTAARLPVIRHFNKAGGFILGAAKGILILYVIFAILTLIMPFLPSNSVIVTSINNSAFASNFYRYNIITPWLMGQIK, encoded by the coding sequence ATGGGATATGGAGTAAACTGGATGGATATAGCTGCAGCTTTAATATTGATTATTTGCATTTTTGAAGGATTTCACAGGGGATTTATATTAACTGTTTTTGGCATAGCAGGATTTTTTATATCGTTATATGCTGCGAGGGCAATGACATACCCTGTTTTGCAATATATAACCAAAAACACGGGCATATACAAATCGGTATATGGATATATTTCAGGCAAAGGTGCACCGGGAACCAACGCTGTTCAGGTATTTAAAATACTTGGGGCAAAGGGTGAAATAAATGCCTTTATCGCCAATTCCGTTATAATAGCAGCGATCTTTTTTGTATTGTTCGCCATAGTGAGGATAATATTATCCATTATTGCAAGGGCCTTAAATACTGCGGCAAGACTGCCCGTAATAAGGCATTTCAACAAGGCGGGAGGCTTTATTTTAGGAGCAGCGAAGGGCATTTTGATTCTGTATGTCATATTTGCAATACTGACGCTTATAATGCCTTTCCTTCCATCAAACAGCGTTATAGTTACAAGCATAAATAATTCTGCTTTCGCGTCTAATTTCTACAGGTATAATATAATTACGCCATGGCTTATGGGGCAGATCAAGTGA
- a CDS encoding ANTAR domain-containing protein translates to MDTLRFAIGDEDENDLFLLRNILQSNGYTIACEETDGPALLRQIRILTPDFVITSFDMPGIGGSEIARIVQGDRIAPVLIVAESSQDIFARNMGNESFPYILKPISEMHLLSAIEYIYNSFKKLSDLEREVAELKKTLEDRKTVDRAKGILMDRYNMKEKDAFRYIQKRSMDECKPIAEIAKRIIDKIK, encoded by the coding sequence ATGGATACATTAAGGTTTGCCATAGGTGATGAAGATGAAAATGATTTATTTTTACTAAGGAATATACTCCAATCCAACGGTTACACGATTGCCTGTGAAGAAACTGACGGCCCGGCTCTATTAAGACAGATAAGGATTCTTACTCCTGATTTTGTTATAACAAGTTTTGATATGCCCGGTATAGGCGGCAGCGAGATCGCCAGGATCGTACAGGGGGACAGGATAGCTCCGGTTTTAATAGTTGCGGAGAGCTCCCAGGATATTTTCGCCAGAAACATGGGTAACGAAAGTTTTCCATATATACTGAAGCCCATTTCTGAAATGCATCTTTTAAGCGCAATCGAATATATTTATAACAGTTTTAAAAAACTGTCGGATCTTGAAAGAGAGGTCGCCGAGCTTAAAAAAACGCTGGAGGACAGAAAAACAGTGGATAGAGCGAAGGGCATACTCATGGATAGATATAACATGAAAGAAAAAGATGCATTTAGATATATTCAAAAAAGAAGCATGGACGAATGTAAACCCATTGCGGAGATCGCAAAGAGGATTATCGATAAAATAAAATAG
- a CDS encoding phosphoribosyltransferase family protein, which yields MMFKDRMDAGLKLADKLLKFKDEDCVIIGIPRGGAIIARCIADKLKKPWDIIVSEKIGAPFNKEIAIGAVCQDGSYILNKNIIKYYGISRDYIDSETKKKVSDAAKRLKDYKGKTYFPDIDGKTVILSDDGIATGYTFTAAINSLKNHGAKRIIGAVPVASTEAINLLKKNIEGIVCAEVSEEFMSVRSFYENFKQNTDEDIINLFKQENIKRFV from the coding sequence ATGATGTTTAAAGACAGGATGGATGCAGGATTAAAACTTGCAGATAAGCTTTTGAAATTTAAAGACGAAGACTGCGTTATAATTGGTATTCCAAGAGGCGGCGCCATCATAGCCAGATGTATTGCAGATAAATTAAAAAAGCCATGGGATATAATAGTTTCAGAGAAAATTGGTGCACCGTTTAACAAAGAGATTGCCATAGGCGCTGTTTGTCAGGACGGTTCTTATATATTGAATAAGAATATCATTAAATATTATGGAATATCCCGTGATTATATAGATAGTGAAACGAAAAAGAAAGTATCTGATGCTGCAAAACGGCTTAAAGACTATAAGGGGAAAACATATTTTCCGGATATAGATGGGAAAACAGTTATACTTTCCGATGATGGGATCGCTACGGGTTATACATTCACTGCGGCTATAAACTCATTGAAAAACCATGGGGCTAAACGCATTATCGGAGCCGTACCTGTAGCTTCCACAGAAGCAATAAATCTTCTTAAAAAGAATATAGAAGGGATAGTATGCGCCGAGGTTTCCGAAGAATTTATGAGCGTTAGAAGCTTTTATGAAAATTTTAAACAGAATACCGACGAGGATATAATCAATCTATTTAAACAGGAAAATATAAAAAGGTTTGTATAA
- a CDS encoding cation:proton antiporter, translating to MGYLASHLNDTTIILISLSIILLAGFLLTRITKLLKLPNVTGYIIAGVLIGPYVLNLIPHEMVDNMSFISDIALAFIAFGVGRFFKKEAFQETGFGVITVTLLESLLAGVLVTLSLYFLFRLDWSFCLLLGAIATATAPASTMVTIRQYHARGNFVNILLQVVAFDDAVCLIVFSVATIVVNTSAGANVSASDVLMPMVYNVEALVIGFISGIILGKLMTPKRSEDNRLILTISLLLGIAGLCAAVDVSPLLSCMLFGTTYINMTKDKELYKQVERFTPPILSIFFVVSGMSLDISSFGTLGIVGISYFIIRITGKYLGAYLGCLIAKTTKEVRNYLGLALIPQAGVAIGLAFLGQRILPETMGNMLLTIILSSSVLYELIGPACAKFALIRSGAIKRNKAAIEEERNSQQMEPHQEEQNVLKINSMK from the coding sequence ATGGGATATCTTGCAAGCCATTTAAACGATACTACAATAATTCTTATATCTTTATCTATAATTTTGCTGGCTGGATTTTTGCTTACCCGTATAACAAAATTGCTAAAGCTGCCTAACGTGACCGGATATATTATCGCCGGCGTATTAATTGGTCCCTATGTGTTGAATTTAATTCCTCATGAGATGGTTGACAATATGAGCTTTATCAGCGATATTGCTTTGGCGTTTATTGCCTTTGGAGTAGGCCGTTTCTTCAAAAAAGAAGCCTTTCAGGAAACTGGATTTGGGGTCATCACCGTTACTCTGCTGGAATCCTTACTTGCAGGAGTTTTGGTAACTTTATCTTTGTATTTCCTGTTTCGCTTAGATTGGAGTTTTTGCCTGTTGTTAGGAGCTATCGCAACTGCTACGGCCCCAGCCAGCACAATGGTTACTATACGGCAATATCATGCCCGCGGCAATTTTGTAAATATATTATTACAGGTAGTTGCGTTTGACGACGCTGTATGTTTGATAGTGTTCAGCGTGGCAACCATCGTAGTTAACACCAGCGCCGGGGCGAATGTTTCTGCCTCTGATGTTTTAATGCCCATGGTATACAATGTCGAAGCATTGGTGATAGGTTTTATAAGCGGCATTATATTGGGGAAACTCATGACGCCTAAACGGAGTGAGGATAATCGGCTGATTTTGACCATTTCACTTCTTTTAGGTATTGCGGGGTTGTGTGCTGCGGTAGATGTATCCCCGTTGCTTTCCTGTATGTTATTTGGTACTACATATATCAACATGACAAAGGATAAAGAATTATACAAGCAGGTTGAACGGTTTACTCCCCCTATTTTATCTATTTTCTTTGTGGTATCGGGCATGAGCTTGGATATAAGCTCATTTGGCACATTGGGAATAGTGGGCATATCGTATTTTATTATTCGGATAACCGGGAAATATCTTGGCGCTTATTTAGGGTGCCTTATAGCAAAGACTACTAAGGAAGTAAGAAATTACTTAGGATTGGCCTTGATTCCTCAAGCCGGTGTAGCAATTGGACTTGCTTTTTTGGGCCAAAGAATTCTGCCTGAAACTATGGGAAATATGTTGCTCACAATAATATTATCTTCTTCGGTGCTGTATGAGTTAATCGGGCCTGCCTGTGCTAAATTTGCCCTAATTCGTTCAGGCGCAATAAAAAGGAATAAGGCAGCCATTGAGGAGGAAAGAAATAGCCAACAGATGGAGCCCCACCAGGAAGAGCAAAACGTGTTGAAAATAAATTCAATGAAATAA
- a CDS encoding LysR family transcriptional regulator: protein MIDSKLYTLLAVVEFNSYTRAAEHLSLTQPAVTQHIKQLEKELNIKIFNRIGNEIKPTNEGNIVIQYARRSIALYQKMEQNILDEQHHVRRLTVGITHTAESNAVAEVLGKYSSKHPGTSITIISDSINNLYDMLKNYEVDLAVVEGKVQDTSINSLLLDTDSLMLVTSNNNPLAKKSMVTINELKKQPLILRRPSSGTRNLFTAHLESNNMSLDDFNVILEVDNIATIKDLIRRDIGVSILARSVCLDELKKGEITVLPIENLSMIREINILYHSDFKHVDILQSIMKEYNKVVKFYAS from the coding sequence ATGATTGATTCTAAATTATACACCTTATTAGCAGTGGTCGAATTTAACAGTTACACGCGTGCGGCAGAGCATCTTTCTTTGACACAACCGGCTGTAACCCAACACATAAAGCAGTTAGAAAAGGAACTGAATATTAAAATTTTTAACCGTATTGGGAATGAGATAAAGCCTACAAATGAAGGGAATATTGTCATTCAGTATGCCCGAAGAAGCATTGCACTATATCAGAAGATGGAACAAAATATATTAGATGAACAGCACCATGTCAGGAGGCTTACGGTTGGAATAACACACACCGCTGAAAGCAATGCTGTGGCAGAAGTGTTGGGTAAGTACAGTTCTAAACATCCGGGTACAAGTATAACTATAATTTCTGACTCCATAAATAATCTTTATGATATGCTCAAAAATTATGAAGTAGATTTAGCCGTTGTCGAGGGGAAAGTGCAAGACACCAGCATTAATTCACTTCTACTTGACACAGATTCTTTAATGCTGGTCACGTCTAATAATAACCCCTTAGCAAAGAAAAGCATGGTAACCATAAACGAGTTAAAAAAGCAGCCCTTAATTCTTCGCAGACCCTCATCGGGAACCAGGAACCTGTTTACCGCTCACTTGGAAAGTAATAACATGTCGCTTGATGATTTTAATGTTATCTTAGAAGTCGACAATATTGCCACAATTAAAGACCTCATACGGCGGGATATAGGGGTATCTATCCTCGCGCGAAGCGTATGTCTTGATGAATTAAAAAAAGGGGAAATTACAGTATTGCCTATTGAGAATCTCAGTATGATTCGCGAAATAAATATCTTATATCACAGCGATTTTAAGCATGTTGATATTTTGCAAAGCA
- the glnA gene encoding type I glutamate--ammonia ligase — protein sequence MYFSNEDVLKAAHDGDVQFIRLQITDISGIMKNVAITVEELEKALNGDILFDGSSIDGNVRVEESDMYLKPDPETFVVYPWRTTSGLDARLICDVYTADKKPFEGDPRFVLKKVLKEASDMGYTLRVSPECEFFLFHTDEKGRPTTETHDNASYYDLAPVDLGENARRDMVIALKQMGFEVEASHHEISPGQHEIDLKSDDALNAADKIMTFKAIVRIIAQRHGLHATFMPKPVSDIAGSGLHISQALFRNEKNSFYDSSDKIGLSKDAYFYMGGILKHSKAITAITNPIVNSYKRLISGYDAPSYITWSARNSSSLIKVPAKRGEDTVLELRSPDSSCNPYLALAVILKSGLDGIKNHISPPASIDRNVYEMDASDRIENNVESLPDSLTSALSCLEQDELVKDTLGKYIYSRFLEAKTIEWQEYIKVVSEWEIKNYLTKF from the coding sequence ATGTACTTTTCAAATGAAGATGTTTTAAAAGCTGCCCATGATGGAGATGTACAGTTTATAAGGCTTCAGATAACGGATATATCAGGCATAATGAAGAATGTCGCTATAACTGTTGAAGAACTTGAAAAAGCATTGAATGGAGATATACTGTTTGACGGATCATCGATAGATGGCAATGTAAGGGTGGAAGAATCCGACATGTACTTAAAACCGGACCCTGAAACATTTGTGGTATATCCATGGAGAACCACATCGGGACTTGATGCAAGGCTTATCTGCGATGTTTATACGGCAGACAAAAAGCCTTTTGAGGGCGACCCGAGGTTTGTATTGAAAAAAGTTTTAAAAGAAGCTTCGGATATGGGCTATACATTGAGAGTGAGTCCCGAATGTGAATTTTTCCTTTTCCATACTGATGAAAAGGGAAGACCGACAACAGAAACTCATGATAATGCAAGTTACTATGACCTTGCACCTGTGGACCTTGGCGAAAATGCAAGAAGGGACATGGTTATTGCGCTGAAACAGATGGGATTTGAAGTCGAAGCATCTCACCACGAGATATCGCCAGGACAGCATGAGATAGATCTGAAAAGCGATGACGCATTGAATGCGGCTGATAAAATAATGACATTTAAGGCAATAGTCAGGATAATAGCCCAGCGCCATGGGCTGCATGCGACTTTTATGCCAAAACCCGTTTCCGATATTGCAGGCTCAGGCCTTCATATAAGCCAGGCTCTTTTCAGGAATGAGAAAAACTCATTTTATGATAGCAGCGATAAAATAGGCCTTTCCAAGGATGCATATTTTTATATGGGTGGTATATTAAAACACTCAAAGGCCATTACCGCCATAACAAATCCAATAGTCAATTCATATAAAAGGCTTATTTCAGGTTATGATGCGCCGTCGTATATAACATGGTCGGCAAGAAATTCAAGTTCACTTATAAAAGTGCCTGCAAAAAGAGGAGAAGATACTGTTCTTGAGCTTAGAAGCCCTGATTCGTCCTGCAACCCTTACCTGGCACTGGCTGTAATATTAAAATCCGGCCTTGATGGAATAAAAAATCATATTTCCCCTCCTGCTTCCATCGATAGGAACGTCTATGAAATGGATGCGTCGGACAGAATTGAAAACAATGTTGAAAGCCTTCCGGATTCCCTTACAAGCGCTCTTTCCTGTTTGGAGCAGGATGAACTTGTGAAGGATACCTTGGGTAAATATATATATTCACGATTTTTGGAGGCTAAGACCATTGAATGGCAGGAGTATATAAAAGTAGTTTCCGAATGGGAAATAAAAAATTATCTAACTAAATTTTAA
- the ytvI gene encoding sporulation integral membrane protein YtvI: MINQEMLNKFNKIAIYTVSYSIVFILLYLLAPYILPFVIGTLIALAAQRPINFFSKKLKLNRKITAVFTVLIIFAIISFIIGAIIFGIVNQLISLSTLISDYFMKLKNQEYSFADAILSYYHSIDPSILNAIKDSTNKIFSGSFTAAVVIVKYLLNIIKSLPGILLFYLFTILSSIYIAIDLKKIKSKLFSPFSKEGSSRIKEIIMHTNSMIFKYLKAYMILISITFIETYIATTILGLKYSLLISIMTSIADLLPILGPGFILIPTGICYIIAGAYIKAGVTGLIIKGIGLLITYLIITVVRQILEPKVLSYSLGIHPLAIIIAIFVGIKAYGFIGMVFTIFYVVFYVILKKVEVL, translated from the coding sequence ATGATAAATCAAGAGATGCTGAATAAATTTAATAAAATTGCCATATATACAGTATCATACAGCATTGTTTTTATACTGTTGTATTTGCTTGCGCCATACATACTGCCCTTCGTAATCGGAACGCTTATAGCCTTAGCCGCACAGCGCCCGATAAATTTCTTTTCGAAAAAGCTTAAACTAAACCGGAAAATAACCGCTGTTTTTACGGTATTGATCATATTTGCAATTATATCTTTTATTATAGGCGCAATAATATTTGGCATTGTAAACCAGCTTATATCCTTATCGACTTTGATATCGGATTATTTTATGAAATTAAAAAATCAAGAATACAGCTTTGCCGATGCTATTTTATCATATTATCATTCAATAGATCCTTCGATTTTAAACGCTATAAAAGACTCGACAAACAAAATTTTCTCCGGTTCTTTTACAGCGGCGGTGGTTATCGTCAAATATCTTTTGAATATAATAAAGTCCCTGCCGGGAATATTGCTATTTTACCTTTTTACTATTTTATCTTCCATATATATTGCTATAGATTTAAAAAAGATTAAATCCAAATTGTTTTCACCTTTTTCAAAGGAAGGCAGTTCCCGCATCAAGGAAATCATCATGCATACCAACAGCATGATATTTAAATATTTGAAAGCGTACATGATACTTATATCCATTACTTTTATTGAAACATATATTGCAACAACCATATTGGGTTTAAAATATTCGCTGCTTATTTCAATAATGACATCAATAGCGGACCTTCTCCCGATATTAGGTCCCGGATTTATTTTAATACCTACAGGTATCTGTTATATTATAGCAGGCGCATACATTAAGGCCGGCGTTACGGGACTTATAATAAAGGGCATAGGACTGCTTATAACATACCTCATAATAACAGTCGTAAGACAAATCCTTGAGCCAAAAGTCCTATCATACTCCCTTGGTATACATCCTCTTGCAATCATAATTGCTATCTTTGTAGGAATTAAGGCTTACGGCTTCATCGGTATGGTTTTCACAATTTTTTACGTTGTGTTTTATGTAATTCTTAAAAAAGTTGAAGTGTTATAA